In Camelina sativa cultivar DH55 chromosome 17, Cs, whole genome shotgun sequence, the genomic stretch ATACATATGAGATTGTCGAGGAGTGTGTTACTACAAACTACTACGGCGTCAAACGAATGTGTGAGGCTATGATTCCTCTGCTTCAGTCTTCTGCTTCCCCAAGGATCGTCACCATCGCTTCTACCATGGGAAAGTTAGAGGtaccatcttctttcttctagtCCCATCATAAACTTATATAAGTAGCCGCAGGGGATGTTGATTCAAGAGTAGATATATTAGGAGTGAgctttgtatatatgttttttttactacagAATGTGTCAAATGAGTGGGCAAAAGGAGTGCTGAGTGATGCTGAGAATCTAACAGAAGAGAAAATAGATGAAGTGATGGATGAGTATCTCAAGGATTACAGACAAGGCTCATTAGAAGCCAAAGGTTGGCCAAAAGTAATGTCTGCGTACATACTATCAAAAGCTGCGGTGATGGCATTGACACGAGTGTTGGCTAAgcgaaacaaatcaatgatcatCAACAGTGTTTGTCCTGGTTTCGTCAAGACAGATATCAATTTCAACACTGGGATTTTAAGCGTTGAACAAGGTGCAGCGAGTCCAGTGAAACTGGCTTTGGTCCCTAATGGAGACCCATCTGGTCTCTTCTATGATCGCGCTAATGTCTCCAACTTTTGACTTTTGTCAACATCCTTCCTTCCTCGTGTGTTGTGACTTTTGTCAACATCAAAGTGTAGTAGAAAATAAAGTGAACCAGATTTGTAGTTTTCAAGTAATACACTATGAAGCCAAGTATGATCGGATTGTAACGACaagttacaacaacaacaacaacctcttAGTAATTAATAAGCGTTTTTGTAACGCAATTGTTATTGGGCTGAAAGAAAAGCCCAGTAAGCTCGAGTGAgtaaatatactatataaatgCCCTAATTAAGTCAGTCAGTAAAAGtccagggaaaaaaaaaagtgtagtaAGCCGTACGAAAGATGAAGCCGGAAACGAAGAGAACAAGACGGCGGAACGATGAGGAAAAGGGTGGTGCATCTGCGTTCAACCTCGGGTCTCTGAAGAAAGCGATCGAGGCCATAGATGTAGGCCGCAAGGAAAATACAATGAACCTATCGTCGTTGTCTGTGGCGTTATCCGCAGCGAGCCGTGAGATGAAGCAAACGGGCAAGTCTCATCAGCGTAAGAGAGTAATAGGAAACAGAGgggaaaagatgaagaagaaggagaaggagaaggtaGCGATCGGAAGAAAGCCGAAAACGAAGGCAAAACTAGTAAGGTGGCTTTCAAACTTGGATAAATCGGTAACAGtgctatcatcatcatcagtgcAGCCGAAGATACTATCAATGCAGCTGCAGCTTTGTGAATTGAACACAGATTTCACCATGAATCACTGCCTTGAATCCTTTAGATAAAACATTTTACGTCCTATCCTATAGCTAGCTAgcgttttatatatatttccgagggtttttatctttctttcacTCTTGCTTGTATcagtctttttatttattcattgcTCAATGAAATGGTGGAGCTGATGCAACGACAAAGTCTCATTTTTTAGGACGATCGGAACAGTGTTTATTACTAGTATCATGCATCAACAGAGTCTCTCTCTAGGATCGGAACGAAGATGTATCTTTACTATTGCTCCGCTTGCTTGGATTTTGACACAATTACCCTACGAATATACTCTTAGTGTGGGGTTCCGCAatgttgattattattattaatctaCGGAGGGACTGCAAACGTTTATCATCATGCTATACCATAACAACATCTAACACAAACAAAACGTACCAATCGAGACAAATTTAACACTACTAACTACTAAGTCTTCAAAAACAGGGGAAATACAAATGACCAGACTACATATATGGAACACCTGGACATGCGTGAAGTGAAACTACATTACTTTTTCTATCTTTCCCTTCTCTCAGACCGTCTTGGACTTGGCATGTGACGGCAATAACTGCACAAGCGATAGATT encodes the following:
- the LOC104754339 gene encoding uncharacterized protein LOC104754339 → MKPETKRTRRRNDEEKGGASAFNLGSLKKAIEAIDVGRKENTMNLSSLSVALSAASREMKQTGKSHQRKRVIGNRGEKMKKKEKEKVAIGRKPKTKAKLVRWLSNLDKSVTVLSSSSVQPKILSMQLQLCELNTDFTMNHCLESFR
- the LOC104754338 gene encoding (+)-neomenthol dehydrogenase isoform X1 — translated: MADTRVAVVTGSNKGIGLEICRQLAKNGINVILTARDEKKGIAAVEKLKAENCFSDQAISFHLLDVSIPDTIASLALFLKTRFGKLDILVNNAGVGGANVNVHVLKAQIAEAGAPTDISKIMSDTYEIVEECVTTNYYGVKRMCEAMIPLLQSSASPRIVTIASTMGKLENVSNEWAKGVLSDAENLTEEKIDEVMDEYLKDYRQGSLEAKGWPKVMSAYILSKAAVMALTRVLAKRNKSMIINSVCPGFVKTDINFNTGILSVEQGAASPVKLALVPNGDPSGLFYDRANVSNF
- the LOC104754338 gene encoding (+)-neomenthol dehydrogenase isoform X2 — its product is MRKRVLLLSKSSRQRIVFLIKPSPFTFLMSPFQTPSLLLLFFLRPASANSIFWQVNNAGVGGANVNVHVLKAQIAEAGAPTDISKIMSDTYEIVEECVTTNYYGVKRMCEAMIPLLQSSASPRIVTIASTMGKLENVSNEWAKGVLSDAENLTEEKIDEVMDEYLKDYRQGSLEAKGWPKVMSAYILSKAAVMALTRVLAKRNKSMIINSVCPGFVKTDINFNTGILSVEQGAASPVKLALVPNGDPSGLFYDRANVSNF